From the Vicinamibacterales bacterium genome, the window GCGGGCACTATGATGATCGGGTGAGTGACATGGAAGACGAAGACTTTGCGACGCTGTTTGCCGCCTCCGAGATGCAGACGAAGCGGTTCCAGACCGGCCAGACGATCACCGGCACCATCGTCGCGATCGGCGCGGCCGAGGCGCTGGTCAACGTCGGCGCGAAAGGCGAGGCCTCGATCGACCGCGGCGAGCTGACCGGCGAAGACGGCACGCTGGCGTTCAAGGTCGGCGATCGCATCGAAGCGACGGTGATGTCGACGAGCGGCGGCATCACCCTGTCGCGCCGGCTGCAGCGCGGCGCCGCCACGGCGCGCCAGATCGAGGACGCGTATCGCGCCGGCCTCCCGGTTGAAGGCAAGGTGGAGGCGCAGGTGAAGGGCGGCTACACCGTGACGATCGCCCGGCAGCGGGCGTTCTGCCCGTTCTCGCAGATCGACACGATCCGGGCGCCGGACCCGGCCGTCCACGAGGGGCGCGTCTATCCCTTCCGCATCACCGAGTACGGCGACGGCGGACGCCGGTTCGTCGTGTCGCGCCGGGCGCTCCTCCAGGAGGATCAGGCGGTCAAGGCCGCCGCCGTGCGTCAGGGGATTGCGCCCGGCATGACGGTGAAAGGCCGCGTCGCCTCGGTCCGCGAGTTTGGCGCCTTCGTCGACATCGGCGGCAATGTGCAGGGTCTCCTGCACGTCTCCGAGATGTCGTGGACGCGCGTCGCCGATCCGTCAGCGGTGGTCAAGCCCGGTGACGAGATCACCGTCCGCGTTCTGCGCGTCGAAGACGACAAGATCGCGCTCGGCCTGAAGCAGTTGACCGAGGATCCGTGGACCGCCGCCGCGGCGGGATTGCAGATCGGGCAGCTGCTCAACGGCACCGTCGAGAAGGTCGAGAAGTTCGGCGTGTTCGTGGCGGTCGCGCCTGGCGTGTCGGGGCTCGTGCCCGCCAGCGAAACCGGCCTGCCGAGGGACGCCGATCTGCGCAAGGCCTTCCCGCGCGGCGCGCCTCTGGACGTGATCGTCCTCGAGATCGACGCCGCCGCCCGGCGGATTCGCCTCAGCAGCAAGGCGGTCGCGGCGGCGCGGGAGGACGCGGAAGTGCGCGACTACGCCGCGCGCGACGCCGCGCCGTCTTCGTCGATGGGATCGCTCGCGGACCGGCTGCGCAGTGCGCTGAAACGGTCAGACGGGGAATAGCCGGTGGCCCACATCGCGGCGTCCGTTCTTCAGGCGATCGGCAACACGCCCCTCGTCAGGCTCACGCGCGTCGTCTCGCCTGGTTCGGCGGACGTACTCGTGAAACTCGAGCTCGCCAATCCGACCGGATCCTACAAGGATCGCATGGCGCTCGCGATGGTCGAGGGAGCCGAAGCGCGCGGCGCGCTCCGGCCGGGTATGCGCGTCGTCGAGTTCACGGGGGGCAGCACCGGCTCCTCGCTCGGCATGGTCTGCGCGGCGAAGGGCTACCCGTTCGTCGTGCTGTCGTCGGACGCGTTCGCGAAGGAAAAGCTTTTGACGATGAAGGCGTTTGGCGCGGACCTGCGGATGGTGCCGAGCGACGGCGGCAGGGTGACGCCGGCGCTCTTCGAGCGGTTTCGGGCGGAAATCAAGACCCTGGCCGACGAGCCCGGCACGTTCTGGACGGACCAGTTCCACAACACCGACGCCTTGGACGGCTACGCGCAGATCGGACGCGAACTGCTCGAACAGACCGGCGGCCGCCTCGACGTCTTCTGCGGTGCCGTCGGCACCGGCGGCATGCTGGCGGGCGTCGCCCGCGCGCTTCGCGGGGCCGGCAGCGGCGCGCGGATTGTCGCGCTCGAGCCTGCCGAGTCGCCGGCGATGACGGCGGGGCACGGCGGCGCGCACCGGGTCGAGGGGATTGCGACCGGTGCGATCCCGCCGCACCTGACCGGCCATCCGCACGACGAGGCGCGCGCGATCGGGGAAGCGGAAGCGCGCACCATGGCGCGACGCCTCGCTCGCGAGGAAGGACTGCTCGTCGGCACGTCGAGCGGTCTCAACATTGCCGCCGCCGTCGCGCTCGCGCGCGAGCTGGGCGAGGGGAAGGTCGTGGCGACCGTCGCGGTCGATACAGGCCTGAAATACCTCGCCGGCGACCTGTTCGCATGACGATCCGGCGGATTGCCCGCCGATGCCGCCTGCCGGCGACCGAACTGGCGTGATCGCAACCGCCGCCGCGAATCGAAGTCGTCAAGGCCAGCGTCCGCTACTGATCCTTCCTCCCGGCCGGTCGGGCCGGCAGTTGCCGCACGCGCGGCAGGCCTCGCGCACGTCGGGATCGCCGAAGTAGCGCAGGATGGTGGCGCGCAGGCAGGCGCGAGTGTCGGCATAGTCGACCATTCGGCGCAGCTTCGTGTGCTCGAGCAGCCTGCGCCGAGCGGCTTCCTCCGAATCCGGCGGCCGCCCGCGGCGATGGGCAGAGTTGTCGCGCTTCGGGCTGTCGATCAGGAACTCGCGCGTCAGCACGTCGCCGTAGTCCCACAGGAGTGTAGCCGTCGCCTGACGGCCGTCCCGCCCGGCCCGGCCGATCTCCTGATAGTAGGCCTCGACGGAACCGGGGATCGCATAGTGGACGACCGCATCGACATCGGGACGGTCGATTCCCATGCCGAACGCATTGGTCGCGCAGACGACCGGCAGGGAGCCGGAGGCGAAGGCATCCTGCACGCGCGTCCGCTCGGCGTCCTCCAATCCGGCGTGGTAGGCCTCGGCGGTGACGCCGGCTGCCGCCAGCCGCGCGGCGGCCGACTCCGCCGTCTTGCGCGTGGCCGTGTAGACGATCGCGCGCCGTCCGCGAACGAGCGACGGCAGCAGCCGGTGCTTGTCCCCCTCGTCCGCCCGCTCGACGCGCAGGAAGATGTTCGGCCGGTCGAAGCCGGCGACGAGCCGCCGCGGCGTCTCGAGACCGAGCAGCGTGACGATGTCGTCGCGCACTTCCGGCGTCGCGGTCGCGGTGAAGGCCGCCACGGGGGGCCGGCCCGCGGCGCCGTCGCTGCGCCGGCAACGGGCGGCAGCCGTTCGCAGGCCGCGATAGTCCGGCCGGAAATCGTGCCCCCATTGCGACACGCAGTGCGCCTCGTCGACGACGAACCGCGCCACCGGGACGTCTCCGATCAGATCGACGAACAGCGACGAGCCGAACCGTTCCGGCGCGACATAGAGGAGATGCAGCTCGCCGGCGCGCGCCGCCGATACGACGGTGCGCCGTTCGCCGGTCGTCATCGTCGAGTGCAGCGCGCCCGAGGGAATATCGCGCCGGTTGAGCTCGTCGACCTGATCTTTCATCAGCGAGATCAGCGGCGAGACGACGATCGTCGTGCCGGGCAGCATCAGCGCCGGCAGCTGGTAGCACAGCGACTTGCCCGATCCGGTCGGCATGACGGCCATGACGTCGTGCCCGTCGACCACGGCCTCGACGATCCGCTCCTGCCCATCACGAAACGCGTCGTGGCCGAATCGCGCGCGCAGCGTCGTTCGCACATCGTCCATCACCGCGGTCTTGCCCATGCCGACGACGATGTCATCGTCGGGACGGCGAATTCAATATCGCAGTTTCTGCTACGCCGCCTGGTCCGCTGGTGGCGGCGGCGGCATCGGGGATAGTCTGCTGGCGTGTTCTCTCATGGCTCCAAGAGCCGGCTGACCGAACGCGATCTCGGCCGGTTTCCGGGTGGAACCCTGTTCGAGCGGATCGCCCGCGCGGTGTGCCGCGCCGGGTGTCTCCCGCGGAAGGAGCTCTACGAGGCGTGGGAAACCGCCCGCCGGGTGCGGCGGGTGTTCCGGGGCGGACGCGTGGTCGACCTTGGCGGCGGGCATGGGCTCGTGGCCGGCATTCTGCTGATTCTCGATGACACCTCGCCGCACGCGGTCGTAACGGATGTGGCAGTCCCCGCGTCCGCTGCGGCGCTGTGGGAGGCGCTCGAGCGCGACTGGCCGCGTCTCTCGGGCCGGGTCGAGTTTCTCGCGGTCGACATGACCCGCGTCCCTCTGTTCCCGGCCGACCTGGTCGTCTCGGTTCATGCGTGCGGCGCGCTGACCGATGCCGTGCTGGCCCGCGCCTCAGCCGTGAAGGCGCGCGTGGCCGTACTGCCGTGCTGCCACGATCGCGCCGGCTGCGATGCCGGCGGCCTTGAAGGTTGGATGGACGTCGCACTGGCGATCGACGCGACCCGAGCGTTGCGGCTCGAGCAGGCCGGCTACCGCGTGCGGACGCAAACGATTCCGGCGGCGATTACGCCGAAGAACCGGCTGCTGATCGCGGGGCCCGCCGAAAAAAGTAACGATGTAATTCCTACTGACGTGAAACAAAACGACAAATCCGTGCGACACTGACACACCACGCACGGACGCGGCTCGACGGTCGGAACCGGTGTTGCATGGGTGCGTGCCGACTACCTTTTGCTGCTGATGCGTGATTCGTTTGGCGCGCGCCTGCGCCTGCACCGTGAACAGAAGCACGTCTCCCTCGGCGAGGTAGCCGAGCAGACGAAGATCAAGGCGTCCCTCCTCGAGGGCCTCGAGCGCGACGACATCTCGCAGTGGCCGGCGGGCATCTTCCGACGCGCCTACGTGCGGGCCTACGCTGCCGCGATCGGCTTCGATCCAGACACCGCCGTCCGGGAATTCCTTGCGGTCTACACCAATCCGGCCGAGACGGCGGAGCCGCCGCCGCCGGCTCCGAGCGGCCTGCGCGGTCTCTTCGAATCGTTCCGCCGCCGGCCGTCGATCGCAATACCGGCGTCGGTGTCCGAATCGGCCAGCGCCGCAGCGGGGAAGCGAATCGTCGAGGACCCTCCCACTACGGCCGTCAAGGAGGCTCCAGCCGAGCCGGTCGAGCCGACCGTGACGGCGCAGGCCGAAGCACCGATGGTCCCGTCCTCGGAGTCCCCTGCGGCCCGGCCCGGTCCACGGGCTGTGGACGCCCCGGTCCGTGCACCCGACGCTGGCCTGAAGGCGGCCGACCTGCTGGCCGCCGCGAGGGTGTGTACCGAGCTAGGCCGGGTCGAAGACGCGGGGCAGATCGTTCCGCTCCTTGGTGAAGCGGCCAAGGTGCTGCGGGCCCGCGGTCTCATCGTGTGGGTCTGGGACAGTGCCGGCGAGGAGTTGAAACCGGCGCTGGTGCACGGGTACTCCGGGAAGGTACGCGCGCGGCTGCGCGGCGTGAGCGCGAGCGCCGACAACCTGACGGCGGCGGCGTATCGCGCCGCGGCGCCGCTCGGCCGGAGCGGCGCGCTCGCGGTGCCGCTCCTGGCGGCGTCGGGATGCGCGGGCGTACTCGCCATCGAAGTAGACAATGGCCGCGAACAGGAAACCGACGTCCGCGCGCTGGCGACCTTCTTCGCCGCGATGCTGACGCAGTTCGTGGCCAGCCCCGCTGCCGAGGCGCGCGAGGTCGACCCGCCCGAGGCTCCTGGCACGCCGGTGCCCGCCGTCTCCGCCGTTCAGCCCCGCTAGGCCCGTCTCTTCCCCTTGTCATTCCAGCCGGCCGGCCGCAGGTCCGGTGGCGCCGATGCGCATTCAGGGTAGGATTCGCCCCCGATGAACGATCAGCCTGGGCGGCGCCGCGTCGAATCGGTCGACCTGTTGCGCGGAACCGTGATGGTGCTGATGGTCCTCGATCACGTCCGCGATTTCTTCGGCGGGACAGCTATCAGCCCGACCAATCTGGCGACCACGACGGTGCCGCTGTTCCTGACGCGCTGGATCACGCACATCTGCGCACCGACCTTCTTCCTGCTGACCGGCACCAGCGCCTATCTTGTCAGCCGGCGCCGGCCTGGCCGCGAGCTGTCCCGATTTCTCCTGACGCGCGGCCTCTGGCTCGTTTTCCTCGACGCGGTGCTCGTCCGCTGTTTCGCGTTTCAATTCAACGTCGACTATCACGTCACCGTGCTCAACGTCCTCTGGGCGCTGGGGTGGTCGATGGTGGCGCTCTCGGCGCTCGTGGCGTTGCCCGTTCCGGCCGTGCTGTGGATCGGCGTCGTGATGATCGCCACGCACAACCTGCTCGATCCGATCCGCCCCGCGGCGTTCGGATCGCTGGCGCCGCTCTGGACCGTGCTGCACGTCCAGGGCTTTCTCGTGAACCGCTCAGGCTTCGTCGTGCTGCTGGCCTACCCGTTGATTCCGTGGATCGGCGTCACGGCGGTGGGCTACGCGCTCGGGCCGATCTTCGCGTGGCCGTCGGAGCGGCGCCGCCGCCTGCTCTGGACGACCGGCCTGGCGCTGACGGTGGCCTTCGTCGCCCTGCGCTGGTTGGACGTCTACGGCGATCCGGTCCGCTGGTCCGTTCAGCATTCGAGCGCGATGACCGTCGTGTCGTTTCTCAACACGACGAAATATCCGCCGTCACTGCTGTTCCTGCTGATGACGATCGGGCCGGCACTGCTGCTCTGGTCTGCCTTCGAGCGCCTGGCGGCCGGCGCGCTGGCGCCCCTCCGCACCATCGGCGGCGTCCCGCTTTTCTACTTCGTCGTCCATCTCTTCGCGATCCACGCGCTCGCCGTTGCCATCTGCGCGCTGCGCTACGGCGGCGTGCACTGGATGTTCGAGTCGCCGGATCTCGGGCATTTCCCGATCAGCGAGCCGCCTGGCTGGGCGCTGGGCCTGCCGCTCGTCTACACGATCTGGATCGCAATCGTTGCGCTGCTCTACCTGCCATGCCGCTGGTATGCGGGCGTCAAGGCGCGGAGCACCCGTGCCTGGCTCAGCTATTTCTGAGCCGCGAGCCGTGCCGCCGCGGCCTTCATCGCCGTTTGCAGTGCGGAGCCGAGGGCGGCGGTCTTCTGTGTGTTGTCGATCGCCTTGGCTTCGACGAACGTCAGTCCCGAGTAGACGCCGACAATCGCGGCATGATCCTTGGCGGTGTCGATCGTTCCGACATAGGCCGGCGTTGCCCAGCCCGCGGCGTCCTGTCCGGCCACCACGCGCTTCTTGCCTTCCCACAGTCCTTTCGCCGCGTCGGCCGAGGCCACCTTCACCAGGAGCACGGTGACGATCCTCTCGCCGTTCTGGAACATGCACGTGGATCCGGTCCCCGTGCTCGTGACGGTAAGCGGCTTCGAGCTGCCGACGAGCATTGCGATCTCCTGGGTCGTGAGCACGTAGCAGGCGGGAGCCGGCGGCGGGGACTGTACGAACAGCGGCGCGAGGGACGCGGCGATCAAGGACAGCGTCAGCATGCCTCATCTTACCGGAGCCCCTGCAGCCCCGGTTTATCAGCGGCGGACGGTGCGGTCCATGAGGTGCTCGAGGCAGGCGGCGGGATCGCTGGTGCGGCCGGTGTGAACCGCCGACGGCTGGATGATCGTGCTGCGCGGCGCGACGAGCCAGCGGAAACGGTTGCGCGCCGGCAGGAGCCCGATCGGGCCGGCCTCGGGACCGCCGCGGCAGACCGCGGGAATGACGTCGAGGTTGGCGCGCAGCGTCGCCAGATCGAGCGCCGGATCGAGCGCGCGCAGGACCGCTTCGTCGATCTCGATGCGGGCGTCGAGAAAGTCGGTGTCGGCGCACGACAGGATGACGCCGACGTTGATCTGCTCGCCACGATCGATGCGCGGTACGACGCGGACGATCGCGTAGTCGTAGGTGTAGTCAGCGGGCACCGGCGGCCTCCTCGACGAAGGCGCGCGGCGCCGCGAGCCGTTCCAGGAAATACCGCCGGTACGGCGCCACGTCGATCGCCCACTCCTCCGGCACCCGGTCCAGCACCGCGTCGATCGCGGCGGGCGTGAGTGCCGCCGCCAGTGCCGCGTCCTCCTCGCGAATCTGTGAGGCGAGGCGCAGCAGCACGTGGTCGCGGATCGCCGGAAACGGCGCCGTCGCCCGAGCCGGCTCGTTCTGCCAGCCGTCGGCATGATGGAAGTACAGCGACGACCCGTGATCGATGAGCCACGGCGTGCGGTGCCACATCAGCATGTTGGTGTTTCGCGCGGTCCGGTCCACGTTGCTGACGAAGCCGTCGAGCCAGACGATGCGCGACGCGAGCGCCGGCGTCAGCGCGTGCACCAGCGGATCGAAGTTCACCGATCCGGGAAGGAAGTCCAGCGCCAGATTGAGTCCGGCGCTGTCGTGGATGAGCGCGTGGATCTCGGGGTCGGGCTCGGTGCGCGCCAGTTCGGCGTCGAGGCGCGCCAGGACCAGTTCCGGCACCGGTAGGCCGAGCGTGCGCGCGATCTCGCCCGAGACCAGCTCGGCGACGAGGGCGAGGACGCCGTGACCGGCGGCGCTGAACTTCAGGACGTACAGCCCTTCGTCGTCTGCCTCGACCAGCCCGGGCAGCGAACCGCCCTCGCGCAGCGGCGTGACATAGCGGGTGACGCTGACGGTTCGCACTATTTCGGCGCGACGTAATTCTTGCGGGCGCGCGGCTTCAGGCTCTTGTCGGTGACGCGGACGTCGATCGAGTGCACCTTGCCGTCGCGCTTCGGCGGCACGTAGCCGAGCAAATACTGACCGTGCAGCTCGTCGGCGACATGTGCGAACGCGGACGAGAGATCCTCGCCGCCGTGGATCTCGAGGTAGCCGCCGCCGGTTTCCTCGGCGACCTTGGCGAGACCGGGATCCGGCAGGTCGTCGAGCATCATCGCGCGCATGTCGGTCTGCCCGTGCGGCCGCTGCCGGCTGCGCATGCCGACGGCGTAGATCATGGTGTCGGCGTCGCGCGCGCGATCGATGACGCCGCCCTGGCTGGGCACGTGGCGGCCGAATCCGCCGATGCCGATCGCGCCGGTGTCCTTGCCGTCGGTCATCACCAGGATCGCGCGGCGCTCGTCCTGCTCCTTGCCGAAGCCGGCGATCGCCTCCTCGAGCGCGTGCCACAGCGGCGTCGGCGCATCGGGGGCGATGTAACGTGGCACGAACGCCCGCAGATCGCGGATGTCGTTGGTGAAAGGCTCGCTGATCTTCACTTCGTGACCGAAGGCGCCGACGCGGACGAGGTCGTCTGGACGCAGCCGCGTGAAGAGCGCGTCCGACGCCTCACGCAGGATCGGCAGGTTGCCTTCCATGCTGCCCGACACGTCGAGCATCTCGATCAGCTTGATCGGCTGGGGTGTGTTGTCGAAGAGCGTCAGTGGCTGCGGCTTGCCGTCGTCACGGAGTTCGAACTGATCCTTGGTCAGCGTCGTGACGAGGCGGCCGTCCTTGTCGAGGACCGTCGCGAAGACGCGCACCAGCTCGCTGCTTCCCCGAAACGTGGAGGGCTGCTGCGGCGCCGCGGACTGGGTGGCCGCGGACGGCGTGGACCACAGACAGCACAGGCCGAGGAGCCCTGCGAGCGGACCGGCGAGGCGGCGGGTCATGTCCCGATTCTATCCCCGGACTCGATACGCGACAGGTGGCGCACCGGCTCCTCGTGGGCGCGACGCAGGGCGATCCGGCGGCGTGCAGGAACGTAAGTCTAGGGCTGCAGTTCGCGCACCGGGCGGACTTCTATCGTCCCTTCGCGCGCCGGCGGGATCTTCGAGGCGATCTGGATCGCTTCGTCGAGGTCGGCGGCATCGACGAGATAGAAGCCGGCGAGGTGCTCCTTCGTCTCGGCGAACGGCCCGTCGGTGATCGCGATCTGGCCATTGCGGACGCGCACGGAGGTCGCCGTTTCGATGGGCTCGAGCGGCTCGGCGGCGAGCAGCTTGCCGCTCAGGCGCAGTCCGTCGCCGCAATTCTTGCACTCGCGATCCGGCACCGCGCTCCACTTGTCCTTGCCGAGATACACCAGACACAGATACTTCATAGTTCGGCGAGCCTCCGCTCGAGATAACGCCGCTCCGGTTCCTGTTTCGTCAGCGCCAGGGCACGCTCGTAGGAGGTGCGGGCGGCGGCTTTCGCGCCGAGCCGCCGGCACAGCTCGGCGCGCGCGGCGTGCGCGGGGCGGTAGTCGGCGAGCTGGCCGCGCGCGAGAATCGCCTCGATCAGCGCGACGCCGGCCGCCGGGCCGTCGCGCATAGCCACCGCGACAGCGCGATTCAGCTCAATGACCGGGGACGGCTCCAGGCGCCCGAGCACGTCGTAGAGCCCGACAATCTCGTTCCAGTCCGTGTCGGCGGCGCGCGGCGCCGTCGCGTGGACGGCGGCAATCGCGGCCTGAACGGCATACGGCCCGACCGGCCTGGCGCGCAGCGACTCCCGCACGAGCTGAAGCCCCTCCTCGATCGAGGCGCGATCCCAGAGGCTGCGGTCCTGATCGTCGAGCAGGATGACCTCCCCCTCGGCGGTCGAGCGGGCGGCGCGCCGCGATTCATGGAGCAGCATCAGCGCCAGCAGGCCGCGCGCCTCGGCTTCGGGAAGCATCTCGACGAGCAGCCGCCCCAGCCGAATCGCCTCCGACGACAGGTCGTGCCTCGTCAACGAGCGGCCCGACGAGGCGGCGTATCCCTCGTTGAACACGAGGTAGATCACCCGCAGCACGGCGCCGAGCCGCTGCGGCAGCTCCGGCGCGTCCGGTACCCGGTACGGAATCCGGGCGCTTCGGATCTTCGCCTTGGCGCGGACGATCCGCTGCGCCAGGGTGGGCGGCGGCGTCAGAAACGCCTGCGCGATTTCTTCTGTGGTCAGTCCGCAGACCTCGCGCAGCGTCAACGCGATCTGCGCGTCGGGCGCGAGCGCCGGATGGCAGCAGGTAAAAATCAGCCGCAGCCGATCGTCTTCCACGCTCTCCTCGTCGGCCCACGCTGCGACATCCTGGACTGGCAGCCGCTCGGTCGCCTGCTGCTCGTCAAGCTGGTCGAAGCGGGCGCGGCGCCGCATCGCGTCGATGGCCTTGAACCGTCCCGCCGAGACCAGCCAGGCGCGCGGATTCGCCGGGACGCCGTCGCGCGGCCACTGTTCGAGCGCCGCCCGGAACGCGTCGTGAAGCGCCTCTTCCGCCGCCTCGAAGTCGCCGAGCAGCCGGATCAACGTCGCCAGCACGCGCCGCGATTCCGCGACGTATACCGCTTTGACCGTCTCGTTGATGGGATCGATCGCCGCCACGGCAGTCGATTGTACCCGGCGCGACGCGACCTCCTTCATGAGGTTGTCGATTGCCGGCCCGCCGGATCGACAAGAGGGTACGCACGGTTAAAAGGTTCGCCGGCCGGCGCGTAAGAGGTATAGATATGGGTATCGTGACCGACCTCCGTTTCGCCTTTCGATCGCTCCTGCGTGCCAGGGGGCTCTCCCTGACGGTCGTCGTGACCCTGGCGCTCGGGATCGGCGCCAACGCCGCCATCTTCAGCGTCGTCCGCGGCGTGCTCCTGCGCCCGCTGGCCAACCGCGACGAGGACCGTCTCATCTATATTCGCCAGAGCGCCCGCGGCGCCGGCGTCGAGAACGCCAATTTCTCGGTGCCCGAGATCCGCGACTTCAAGACGCGGGCGACGACGATCAGCGCGTTCGGCGACTTCTCGACGATTTCGTTCACCATGGTCGGCCTCGGCGAACCTCGGGTCGTTCGCGCCGGCGTCGTCGGCGGCTCCTACTTCGACGTGATGGGTCTGCGAGCCGTCCGAGGTCGGCTGCTCGACGCCACCGACGACGGTCCGAAGGCGGCCGGCGCGGCCGTGCTCACCTACCGCTTCTGGACGACGACGCTCGGCAGCGATCCGACGGTGATCGGCAAGACCATCAGGCTCGGCGACCGCTCGGCGACGATCGTCGGCGTGCTCGAGCCGTCCGTTCCCTATCCGTCGGAGACGGAGATCATCGCCAACGTCGTCACCAGTCCGCACCATCTGTCGGCGACGATGGTCGAAGGGCGCGTCCACCGCATGACGGAGCTCTTCGGACGACTGGCGCCGAACACGACGCTCGGCCAGGCGGCCGCCGAGCTGCGGGCCATCCACGCCGGCATGATGCGCGATCACCCCGAGTCGTACGACAAGAAGGGGGATACGCAGCTCACCGTCGTCCAGCTGCGCGATCAGATCACGTCGCAGGCGCGGACGGTGCTGCTCGTGCTGCTCGCCGCGTCGGGCCTGGTCTTCATCATCGCCTGCTCGAACGTCGCGAACCTGATTCTGGCGCGTTCGGTGCGGCGCCAGGGGGAACTGGCGGTGCGCGCCGCGCTCGGCGCGGGTCGCTGGGCGCTGCGGCGCACGCTGCTCGCCGAAAGCCTCCTCCTGTGCGGCGCTGGAGCCGTGCTCGGCGTGCTGCTGGCGCGTCCGATGGTCTCGGTCCTGGCGCGCTACGCTGCCCGCTTCTCGGTACGGGCGCTCGACCTGACCGTCGACGCGAGTCTGCTGTGGGTGGGCGCCGGGCTCGCGGTCGCCGCGGCGGTGCTGCTGGCGTTCGTGCCGCGGCTGCCGGAATCGGACTCGGCGAACGGCTTTTCGCTCGCCGCCGGCGGCACGCGCGTCACGTCGGGCGCGAACCGGCGCCTGCGGGCGTTCGCCGTGACCCAGATCGCGGCGTCGTTCGTGCTGCTGGCGGGAGCCGGCATGCTGCTCACGACGCTGATGCGCCTCGAGCGGACGCCGACGGGATTCGGCGACATGCACCAGGTGCTGGCGCTGAACGTGCCGGTCGTGTCGTACGAACGGTCGCCGAAGGACGTC encodes:
- a CDS encoding S1 RNA-binding domain-containing protein; this encodes MEDEDFATLFAASEMQTKRFQTGQTITGTIVAIGAAEALVNVGAKGEASIDRGELTGEDGTLAFKVGDRIEATVMSTSGGITLSRRLQRGAATARQIEDAYRAGLPVEGKVEAQVKGGYTVTIARQRAFCPFSQIDTIRAPDPAVHEGRVYPFRITEYGDGGRRFVVSRRALLQEDQAVKAAAVRQGIAPGMTVKGRVASVREFGAFVDIGGNVQGLLHVSEMSWTRVADPSAVVKPGDEITVRVLRVEDDKIALGLKQLTEDPWTAAAAGLQIGQLLNGTVEKVEKFGVFVAVAPGVSGLVPASETGLPRDADLRKAFPRGAPLDVIVLEIDAAARRIRLSSKAVAAAREDAEVRDYAARDAAPSSSMGSLADRLRSALKRSDGE
- a CDS encoding cysteine synthase family protein, translating into MAHIAASVLQAIGNTPLVRLTRVVSPGSADVLVKLELANPTGSYKDRMALAMVEGAEARGALRPGMRVVEFTGGSTGSSLGMVCAAKGYPFVVLSSDAFAKEKLLTMKAFGADLRMVPSDGGRVTPALFERFRAEIKTLADEPGTFWTDQFHNTDALDGYAQIGRELLEQTGGRLDVFCGAVGTGGMLAGVARALRGAGSGARIVALEPAESPAMTAGHGGAHRVEGIATGAIPPHLTGHPHDEARAIGEAEARTMARRLAREEGLLVGTSSGLNIAAAVALARELGEGKVVATVAVDTGLKYLAGDLFA
- a CDS encoding ATP-dependent DNA helicase RecQ; amino-acid sequence: MGKTAVMDDVRTTLRARFGHDAFRDGQERIVEAVVDGHDVMAVMPTGSGKSLCYQLPALMLPGTTIVVSPLISLMKDQVDELNRRDIPSGALHSTMTTGERRTVVSAARAGELHLLYVAPERFGSSLFVDLIGDVPVARFVVDEAHCVSQWGHDFRPDYRGLRTAAARCRRSDGAAGRPPVAAFTATATPEVRDDIVTLLGLETPRRLVAGFDRPNIFLRVERADEGDKHRLLPSLVRGRRAIVYTATRKTAESAAARLAAAGVTAEAYHAGLEDAERTRVQDAFASGSLPVVCATNAFGMGIDRPDVDAVVHYAIPGSVEAYYQEIGRAGRDGRQATATLLWDYGDVLTREFLIDSPKRDNSAHRRGRPPDSEEAARRRLLEHTKLRRMVDYADTRACLRATILRYFGDPDVREACRACGNCRPDRPGGRISSGRWP
- a CDS encoding methyltransferase; the protein is MFSHGSKSRLTERDLGRFPGGTLFERIARAVCRAGCLPRKELYEAWETARRVRRVFRGGRVVDLGGGHGLVAGILLILDDTSPHAVVTDVAVPASAAALWEALERDWPRLSGRVEFLAVDMTRVPLFPADLVVSVHACGALTDAVLARASAVKARVAVLPCCHDRAGCDAGGLEGWMDVALAIDATRALRLEQAGYRVRTQTIPAAITPKNRLLIAGPAEKSNDVIPTDVKQNDKSVRH
- a CDS encoding helix-turn-helix domain-containing protein, with the translated sequence MRDSFGARLRLHREQKHVSLGEVAEQTKIKASLLEGLERDDISQWPAGIFRRAYVRAYAAAIGFDPDTAVREFLAVYTNPAETAEPPPPAPSGLRGLFESFRRRPSIAIPASVSESASAAAGKRIVEDPPTTAVKEAPAEPVEPTVTAQAEAPMVPSSESPAARPGPRAVDAPVRAPDAGLKAADLLAAARVCTELGRVEDAGQIVPLLGEAAKVLRARGLIVWVWDSAGEELKPALVHGYSGKVRARLRGVSASADNLTAAAYRAAAPLGRSGALAVPLLAASGCAGVLAIEVDNGREQETDVRALATFFAAMLTQFVASPAAEAREVDPPEAPGTPVPAVSAVQPR
- a CDS encoding heparan-alpha-glucosaminide N-acetyltransferase domain-containing protein, with protein sequence MNDQPGRRRVESVDLLRGTVMVLMVLDHVRDFFGGTAISPTNLATTTVPLFLTRWITHICAPTFFLLTGTSAYLVSRRRPGRELSRFLLTRGLWLVFLDAVLVRCFAFQFNVDYHVTVLNVLWALGWSMVALSALVALPVPAVLWIGVVMIATHNLLDPIRPAAFGSLAPLWTVLHVQGFLVNRSGFVVLLAYPLIPWIGVTAVGYALGPIFAWPSERRRRLLWTTGLALTVAFVALRWLDVYGDPVRWSVQHSSAMTVVSFLNTTKYPPSLLFLLMTIGPALLLWSAFERLAAGALAPLRTIGGVPLFYFVVHLFAIHALAVAICALRYGGVHWMFESPDLGHFPISEPPGWALGLPLVYTIWIAIVALLYLPCRWYAGVKARSTRAWLSYF
- a CDS encoding DUF3037 domain-containing protein yields the protein MPADYTYDYAIVRVVPRIDRGEQINVGVILSCADTDFLDARIEIDEAVLRALDPALDLATLRANLDVIPAVCRGGPEAGPIGLLPARNRFRWLVAPRSTIIQPSAVHTGRTSDPAACLEHLMDRTVRR
- a CDS encoding HipA family kinase encodes the protein MRTVSVTRYVTPLREGGSLPGLVEADDEGLYVLKFSAAGHGVLALVAELVSGEIARTLGLPVPELVLARLDAELARTEPDPEIHALIHDSAGLNLALDFLPGSVNFDPLVHALTPALASRIVWLDGFVSNVDRTARNTNMLMWHRTPWLIDHGSSLYFHHADGWQNEPARATAPFPAIRDHVLLRLASQIREEDAALAAALTPAAIDAVLDRVPEEWAIDVAPYRRYFLERLAAPRAFVEEAAGAR
- a CDS encoding VWA domain-containing protein, which codes for MTRRLAGPLAGLLGLCCLWSTPSAATQSAAPQQPSTFRGSSELVRVFATVLDKDGRLVTTLTKDQFELRDDGKPQPLTLFDNTPQPIKLIEMLDVSGSMEGNLPILREASDALFTRLRPDDLVRVGAFGHEVKISEPFTNDIRDLRAFVPRYIAPDAPTPLWHALEEAIAGFGKEQDERRAILVMTDGKDTGAIGIGGFGRHVPSQGGVIDRARDADTMIYAVGMRSRQRPHGQTDMRAMMLDDLPDPGLAKVAEETGGGYLEIHGGEDLSSAFAHVADELHGQYLLGYVPPKRDGKVHSIDVRVTDKSLKPRARKNYVAPK